The Polyangium mundeleinium genome contains the following window.
GCTTCAGCCGCGGATGTAGCGGTTTCCTGATTCTTTTTCCCATCTGCGGAGCTAGAAACCGCTCCCGGCGTTGCTGCCAGAGCGCCCGTGGCTCCGTCGACGTTCAAAAGCATCTGCGCCCCCGGCCCCCCGCCTAGCACAACCACCTTCGTGTTCTGCGATCTCGCGAGCTCCAGCTGCGACTTCGCGAGCTCTAGCGACGCCTCGATCGTGCGCCACTTGAGCATGTCCGGAGAAACTTTACTCGCGATCAGGTTGTAATCACGGATCCCAGCCGCCTCCGTGCGCCTCCGCTCGGCCTCTTTCTCTTCCTTCTCCAGCCTGAAGCGATACTCGAGCATGAGCTGCTCTTGCTTGTACTTGTCCGCGATCGCGCTCTGGACGATCTCGGGTAGCTCGATGTCAACGAGCTTGAGCTCGTAGAGCTGCACGTAGGAACGCGCATTACCGCTTTCATCGAGGCGCCCGAGCGCCGATACCTTGCCGACCTCCTGGAGGAGGTCACGCACGCTCGTGTAGATCTCGTGCGCCGTCCGGTTGCCGAAGGTGCGCCGGACGTGAGACTCGACCTCGGGCCGGATTAACCGCTCGAAGTAATCGACGCCGATGTCCTGGTGCAGATAACCGAGCATTTCCATCTTCGGCTGGTATCGTACGGAGACCTCCACCGGGAGGTTGAGCCCTTCCTCGCTGAGCACGTCGAATTTCAGCTTTTGCTGCTGCATCCGCGTCTCGTAGACGGTGAGCTCGTCCCAGGGTGGAATCACGTTGAGTCCCTCGCCCCATACACGCTCTGTCACTGTCCCGCCGAGAAAAAAGCGATACATGACGGCGCTGCTCCCCGACGGCACACGGATGAATATCCGCGGCCAGAGAAAGCCGACCAAAAACAGGAGCATGACCAGCGTCGTATAGAGGGTGAGTCGGG
Protein-coding sequences here:
- a CDS encoding prohibitin family protein, with the translated sequence MQKGSSSGDAKKLPFRERIAKWLRKARLTLYTTLVMLLFLVGFLWPRIFIRVPSGSSAVMYRFFLGGTVTERVWGEGLNVIPPWDELTVYETRMQQQKLKFDVLSEEGLNLPVEVSVRYQPKMEMLGYLHQDIGVDYFERLIRPEVESHVRRTFGNRTAHEIYTSVRDLLQEVGKVSALGRLDESGNARSYVQLYELKLVDIELPEIVQSAIADKYKQEQLMLEYRFRLEKEEKEAERRRTEAAGIRDYNLIASKVSPDMLKWRTIEASLELAKSQLELARSQNTKVVVLGGGPGAQMLLNVDGATGALAATPGAVSSSADGKKNQETATSAAEATPAPAASEQGAQGSVQ